The following are encoded in a window of Hippoglossus hippoglossus isolate fHipHip1 chromosome 23, fHipHip1.pri, whole genome shotgun sequence genomic DNA:
- the def6c gene encoding differentially expressed in FDCP 6 homolog isoform X4 — MDLKSELLKSIWYAFTSLDVEKCGKVSKSQLKVLSHNLYTVLNIPHDPVALEEHFQDDDDGPVSNHGYMPYLNKYILDKVKEGMFDKEKFDDLCWMMTMKKNFRGIPQGALLSERDCFKLFCLFNLLSEDRYPLMMIPEEVEYLLKKISTAMSEEWDGKLMEDLISQDATLLEEGMSVWMFLERMIAGQLLRVTSAEAFSLALHEVFLEMYHNVLKRGYMWKKGHKRRNWTERWFVLKPFSMAYYVSEDLKDKRGEIQLDKSCIIETLADREGKRCLFCVKTHNKTFEMSASDQRKKVEWTQAIQTALRLQGEGKSSLHHELKLKRRVQRDHSQRERSRSARSSCSSQSDDSNIQEMERMEKEKDKQDLEIESIIQHARELESKRREAEEKERRRQREVQMELERQLKEAEMLRDSMQAEMQEKEKEAEQQKKRIQELELTQEKLEAALNVEIQARLEEERVRQELERLLEAEEEKKRQCQLLQEQQRAQQGVSPIEEASDVRTEEETPSALYSASQELQDLQASRQRSHQRLEEVQEKLRNATQHVRHWNVQLNRLMTPIAPGECLGQRLSSKPVCPKKEGALASNEFITKLKKRSDQMDQIDHMTEDDRTLDDYMEAAHLSDGSDESQGKPNGQM, encoded by the exons gtgCTTTCACACAACCTGTACACTGTGCTGAACATCCCACACGACCCCGTGGCTCTGGAGGAGCACttccaggatgatgatgatgggccAGTGTCCAATCATGGCTACATGCCCTACCTCAACAAATATATACTGGACAAG GTCAAAGAGGGGATGTTCGACAAGGAGAAGTTTGACGACCTGTGCTGGATGATGACCATGAAGAAGAACTTCAGGGGGATACCACAGGGGGCGCTGCTATCGGAGAGAGACTGTTTCAAGCTCTTCTGTCTGTTCAACCTCTTGTCCGAGGACCGCTACCCGCTGATGATGATACCAGAGGAG GTGGAGTATCTCCTCAAGAAAATCTCCACGGCGATGAGCGAGGAGTGGGACGGGAAGCTCATGGAGGACTTGATATCCCAGGACGCCACGCTGCTGGAGGAGGGCATGTCTGTGTGGATGTTCCTGGAGCGCATGATTGCGGGCCAGCTGCTGAGGGTCACCAGTGCAGAGGCCTTCAGTCTGGCTCTGCACGAGGTCTTTCTGGAGATGTATCACAACGTCCTGAAGAGG GGTTATATGTGGAAAAAGGGGCACAAGCGTCGGAACTGGACGGAGCGTTGGTTTGTGCTGAAGCCGTTCTCCATGGCGTACTACGTCAGCGAGGACCTGAAAGACAAGAGAGGAGAAATCCAGCTGGATAAAAGCTGTATCATAGAG ACTCTTGCAGACAGGGAGGGGAAAcgctgtctgttctgtgtgaaAACCCACAATAAAACTTTTGAGATGAGTGCGTCCGACCAGAGGAAGAAAGTGGAGTGGACTCAGG CCATTCAGACAGCCCTCCGTCTCCAGGGCGAGGGCAAGTCCTCCCTTCACCACGAGCTCAAGCTGAAGCGACGGGTCCAGCGAGACCACAGCCAGCGGGAGCGCAGCCGGAGCgcccgcagcagctgcagcagccaatCGGACGACTCCAACATccaggagatggagagaatggagaaagagaaagacaaacaggatCTGGAGATTGAAAGCATCATCCAG CATGCACGGGAACTGGAGAGCAAGCGAAGGGAGgcggaggagaaagaaaggaggagacagagggaggtgcagatggagctggagaggcAACTGAAAGAGGCTGAgatg tTGAGAGACAGCATGCAGGCGGAGAtgcaggagaaggaaaaggaggctgagcagcagaagaaaagaattCAGGAGCTGGAGTTGACGCAGGAGAAATTGGAGGCAGCGCTCAACGTGGAGATCCAGGCtcggctggaggaggagagggtccgacaggagctggagag GTTgctggaggctgaggaggaaaagaagcgGCAGTGCCAGctcctgcaggagcagcagagggcgCAGCAGGGCGTCAGCCCCATAGAGGAGGCCTCCGACGTtaggacggaggaggagaccCCCTCGGCCCTTTACTCAGCCTCGCAGGAGCTCCAGGATCTGCAGGCGTCTCGCCAGAGGAGCCACCAGCGCCTCGAG GAGGTTCAGGAGAAGCTGAGGAACGCCACTCAACATGTGCGGCACTGGAACGTCCAGCTGAACCGCCTGATGACGCCCATCGCTCCTGGAG agtGTTTGGGGCAACGCCTGTCATCCAAACCAGTGTGTCCCAAAAAGGAAGGAGCGCTGGCGAGTAACGAGTTCATCACTAAACTCAAGAAACGATCAGATCAGATGGATCAGATCGATCACATGACAGAGGACGACCGGACGCTGGATGATTACATGGAGGCCGCCCACCTGTCGGACGGATCGGACGAATCACAGGGAAAACCCAACGGACAAATGTGA
- the def6c gene encoding differentially expressed in FDCP 6 homolog isoform X1, with amino-acid sequence MDLKSELLKSIWYAFTSLDVEKCGKVSKSQLKVLSHNLYTVLNIPHDPVALEEHFQDDDDGPVSNHGYMPYLNKYILDKVKEGMFDKEKFDDLCWMMTMKKNFRGIPQGALLSERDCFKLFCLFNLLSEDRYPLMMIPEEVEYLLKKISTAMSEEWDGKLMEDLISQDATLLEEGMSVWMFLERMIAGQLLRVTSAEAFSLALHEVFLEMYHNVLKRVGIYDRVFFTISSLCLFHPDQCCFQGYMWKKGHKRRNWTERWFVLKPFSMAYYVSEDLKDKRGEIQLDKSCIIETLADREGKRCLFCVKTHNKTFEMSASDQRKKVEWTQAIQTALRLQGEGKSSLHHELKLKRRVQRDHSQRERSRSARSSCSSQSDDSNIQEMERMEKEKDKQDLEIESIIQHARELESKRREAEEKERRRQREVQMELERQLKEAEMLRDSMQAEMQEKEKEAEQQKKRIQELELTQEKLEAALNVEIQARLEEERVRQELESNLPLFCRLLEAEEEKKRQCQLLQEQQRAQQGVSPIEEASDVRTEEETPSALYSASQELQDLQASRQRSHQRLEEVQEKLRNATQHVRHWNVQLNRLMTPIAPGECLGQRLSSKPVCPKKEGALASNEFITKLKKRSDQMDQIDHMTEDDRTLDDYMEAAHLSDGSDESQGKPNGQM; translated from the exons gtgCTTTCACACAACCTGTACACTGTGCTGAACATCCCACACGACCCCGTGGCTCTGGAGGAGCACttccaggatgatgatgatgggccAGTGTCCAATCATGGCTACATGCCCTACCTCAACAAATATATACTGGACAAG GTCAAAGAGGGGATGTTCGACAAGGAGAAGTTTGACGACCTGTGCTGGATGATGACCATGAAGAAGAACTTCAGGGGGATACCACAGGGGGCGCTGCTATCGGAGAGAGACTGTTTCAAGCTCTTCTGTCTGTTCAACCTCTTGTCCGAGGACCGCTACCCGCTGATGATGATACCAGAGGAG GTGGAGTATCTCCTCAAGAAAATCTCCACGGCGATGAGCGAGGAGTGGGACGGGAAGCTCATGGAGGACTTGATATCCCAGGACGCCACGCTGCTGGAGGAGGGCATGTCTGTGTGGATGTTCCTGGAGCGCATGATTGCGGGCCAGCTGCTGAGGGTCACCAGTGCAGAGGCCTTCAGTCTGGCTCTGCACGAGGTCTTTCTGGAGATGTATCACAACGTCCTGAAGAGGGTGGGTATTTATGatcgtgttttttttactataagttctctttgtctttttcatcctgaccaATGTTGTTTTCAGGGTTATATGTGGAAAAAGGGGCACAAGCGTCGGAACTGGACGGAGCGTTGGTTTGTGCTGAAGCCGTTCTCCATGGCGTACTACGTCAGCGAGGACCTGAAAGACAAGAGAGGAGAAATCCAGCTGGATAAAAGCTGTATCATAGAG ACTCTTGCAGACAGGGAGGGGAAAcgctgtctgttctgtgtgaaAACCCACAATAAAACTTTTGAGATGAGTGCGTCCGACCAGAGGAAGAAAGTGGAGTGGACTCAGG CCATTCAGACAGCCCTCCGTCTCCAGGGCGAGGGCAAGTCCTCCCTTCACCACGAGCTCAAGCTGAAGCGACGGGTCCAGCGAGACCACAGCCAGCGGGAGCGCAGCCGGAGCgcccgcagcagctgcagcagccaatCGGACGACTCCAACATccaggagatggagagaatggagaaagagaaagacaaacaggatCTGGAGATTGAAAGCATCATCCAG CATGCACGGGAACTGGAGAGCAAGCGAAGGGAGgcggaggagaaagaaaggaggagacagagggaggtgcagatggagctggagaggcAACTGAAAGAGGCTGAgatg tTGAGAGACAGCATGCAGGCGGAGAtgcaggagaaggaaaaggaggctgagcagcagaagaaaagaattCAGGAGCTGGAGTTGACGCAGGAGAAATTGGAGGCAGCGCTCAACGTGGAGATCCAGGCtcggctggaggaggagagggtccgacaggagctggagag CAACCTTCCTCTTTTCTGTAGGTTgctggaggctgaggaggaaaagaagcgGCAGTGCCAGctcctgcaggagcagcagagggcgCAGCAGGGCGTCAGCCCCATAGAGGAGGCCTCCGACGTtaggacggaggaggagaccCCCTCGGCCCTTTACTCAGCCTCGCAGGAGCTCCAGGATCTGCAGGCGTCTCGCCAGAGGAGCCACCAGCGCCTCGAG GAGGTTCAGGAGAAGCTGAGGAACGCCACTCAACATGTGCGGCACTGGAACGTCCAGCTGAACCGCCTGATGACGCCCATCGCTCCTGGAG agtGTTTGGGGCAACGCCTGTCATCCAAACCAGTGTGTCCCAAAAAGGAAGGAGCGCTGGCGAGTAACGAGTTCATCACTAAACTCAAGAAACGATCAGATCAGATGGATCAGATCGATCACATGACAGAGGACGACCGGACGCTGGATGATTACATGGAGGCCGCCCACCTGTCGGACGGATCGGACGAATCACAGGGAAAACCCAACGGACAAATGTGA
- the def6c gene encoding differentially expressed in FDCP 6 homolog isoform X2, translating into MDLKSELLKSIWYAFTSLDVEKCGKVSKSQLKVLSHNLYTVLNIPHDPVALEEHFQDDDDGPVSNHGYMPYLNKYILDKVKEGMFDKEKFDDLCWMMTMKKNFRGIPQGALLSERDCFKLFCLFNLLSEDRYPLMMIPEEVEYLLKKISTAMSEEWDGKLMEDLISQDATLLEEGMSVWMFLERMIAGQLLRVTSAEAFSLALHEVFLEMYHNVLKRVGIYDRVFFTISSLCLFHPDQCCFQGYMWKKGHKRRNWTERWFVLKPFSMAYYVSEDLKDKRGEIQLDKSCIIETLADREGKRCLFCVKTHNKTFEMSASDQRKKVEWTQAIQTALRLQGEGKSSLHHELKLKRRVQRDHSQRERSRSARSSCSSQSDDSNIQEMERMEKEKDKQDLEIESIIQHARELESKRREAEEKERRRQREVQMELERQLKEAEMLRDSMQAEMQEKEKEAEQQKKRIQELELTQEKLEAALNVEIQARLEEERVRQELERLLEAEEEKKRQCQLLQEQQRAQQGVSPIEEASDVRTEEETPSALYSASQELQDLQASRQRSHQRLEEVQEKLRNATQHVRHWNVQLNRLMTPIAPGECLGQRLSSKPVCPKKEGALASNEFITKLKKRSDQMDQIDHMTEDDRTLDDYMEAAHLSDGSDESQGKPNGQM; encoded by the exons gtgCTTTCACACAACCTGTACACTGTGCTGAACATCCCACACGACCCCGTGGCTCTGGAGGAGCACttccaggatgatgatgatgggccAGTGTCCAATCATGGCTACATGCCCTACCTCAACAAATATATACTGGACAAG GTCAAAGAGGGGATGTTCGACAAGGAGAAGTTTGACGACCTGTGCTGGATGATGACCATGAAGAAGAACTTCAGGGGGATACCACAGGGGGCGCTGCTATCGGAGAGAGACTGTTTCAAGCTCTTCTGTCTGTTCAACCTCTTGTCCGAGGACCGCTACCCGCTGATGATGATACCAGAGGAG GTGGAGTATCTCCTCAAGAAAATCTCCACGGCGATGAGCGAGGAGTGGGACGGGAAGCTCATGGAGGACTTGATATCCCAGGACGCCACGCTGCTGGAGGAGGGCATGTCTGTGTGGATGTTCCTGGAGCGCATGATTGCGGGCCAGCTGCTGAGGGTCACCAGTGCAGAGGCCTTCAGTCTGGCTCTGCACGAGGTCTTTCTGGAGATGTATCACAACGTCCTGAAGAGGGTGGGTATTTATGatcgtgttttttttactataagttctctttgtctttttcatcctgaccaATGTTGTTTTCAGGGTTATATGTGGAAAAAGGGGCACAAGCGTCGGAACTGGACGGAGCGTTGGTTTGTGCTGAAGCCGTTCTCCATGGCGTACTACGTCAGCGAGGACCTGAAAGACAAGAGAGGAGAAATCCAGCTGGATAAAAGCTGTATCATAGAG ACTCTTGCAGACAGGGAGGGGAAAcgctgtctgttctgtgtgaaAACCCACAATAAAACTTTTGAGATGAGTGCGTCCGACCAGAGGAAGAAAGTGGAGTGGACTCAGG CCATTCAGACAGCCCTCCGTCTCCAGGGCGAGGGCAAGTCCTCCCTTCACCACGAGCTCAAGCTGAAGCGACGGGTCCAGCGAGACCACAGCCAGCGGGAGCGCAGCCGGAGCgcccgcagcagctgcagcagccaatCGGACGACTCCAACATccaggagatggagagaatggagaaagagaaagacaaacaggatCTGGAGATTGAAAGCATCATCCAG CATGCACGGGAACTGGAGAGCAAGCGAAGGGAGgcggaggagaaagaaaggaggagacagagggaggtgcagatggagctggagaggcAACTGAAAGAGGCTGAgatg tTGAGAGACAGCATGCAGGCGGAGAtgcaggagaaggaaaaggaggctgagcagcagaagaaaagaattCAGGAGCTGGAGTTGACGCAGGAGAAATTGGAGGCAGCGCTCAACGTGGAGATCCAGGCtcggctggaggaggagagggtccgacaggagctggagag GTTgctggaggctgaggaggaaaagaagcgGCAGTGCCAGctcctgcaggagcagcagagggcgCAGCAGGGCGTCAGCCCCATAGAGGAGGCCTCCGACGTtaggacggaggaggagaccCCCTCGGCCCTTTACTCAGCCTCGCAGGAGCTCCAGGATCTGCAGGCGTCTCGCCAGAGGAGCCACCAGCGCCTCGAG GAGGTTCAGGAGAAGCTGAGGAACGCCACTCAACATGTGCGGCACTGGAACGTCCAGCTGAACCGCCTGATGACGCCCATCGCTCCTGGAG agtGTTTGGGGCAACGCCTGTCATCCAAACCAGTGTGTCCCAAAAAGGAAGGAGCGCTGGCGAGTAACGAGTTCATCACTAAACTCAAGAAACGATCAGATCAGATGGATCAGATCGATCACATGACAGAGGACGACCGGACGCTGGATGATTACATGGAGGCCGCCCACCTGTCGGACGGATCGGACGAATCACAGGGAAAACCCAACGGACAAATGTGA
- the def6c gene encoding differentially expressed in FDCP 6 homolog isoform X3 — MDLKSELLKSIWYAFTSLDVEKCGKVSKSQLKVLSHNLYTVLNIPHDPVALEEHFQDDDDGPVSNHGYMPYLNKYILDKVKEGMFDKEKFDDLCWMMTMKKNFRGIPQGALLSERDCFKLFCLFNLLSEDRYPLMMIPEEVEYLLKKISTAMSEEWDGKLMEDLISQDATLLEEGMSVWMFLERMIAGQLLRVTSAEAFSLALHEVFLEMYHNVLKRGYMWKKGHKRRNWTERWFVLKPFSMAYYVSEDLKDKRGEIQLDKSCIIETLADREGKRCLFCVKTHNKTFEMSASDQRKKVEWTQAIQTALRLQGEGKSSLHHELKLKRRVQRDHSQRERSRSARSSCSSQSDDSNIQEMERMEKEKDKQDLEIESIIQHARELESKRREAEEKERRRQREVQMELERQLKEAEMLRDSMQAEMQEKEKEAEQQKKRIQELELTQEKLEAALNVEIQARLEEERVRQELESNLPLFCRLLEAEEEKKRQCQLLQEQQRAQQGVSPIEEASDVRTEEETPSALYSASQELQDLQASRQRSHQRLEEVQEKLRNATQHVRHWNVQLNRLMTPIAPGECLGQRLSSKPVCPKKEGALASNEFITKLKKRSDQMDQIDHMTEDDRTLDDYMEAAHLSDGSDESQGKPNGQM; from the exons gtgCTTTCACACAACCTGTACACTGTGCTGAACATCCCACACGACCCCGTGGCTCTGGAGGAGCACttccaggatgatgatgatgggccAGTGTCCAATCATGGCTACATGCCCTACCTCAACAAATATATACTGGACAAG GTCAAAGAGGGGATGTTCGACAAGGAGAAGTTTGACGACCTGTGCTGGATGATGACCATGAAGAAGAACTTCAGGGGGATACCACAGGGGGCGCTGCTATCGGAGAGAGACTGTTTCAAGCTCTTCTGTCTGTTCAACCTCTTGTCCGAGGACCGCTACCCGCTGATGATGATACCAGAGGAG GTGGAGTATCTCCTCAAGAAAATCTCCACGGCGATGAGCGAGGAGTGGGACGGGAAGCTCATGGAGGACTTGATATCCCAGGACGCCACGCTGCTGGAGGAGGGCATGTCTGTGTGGATGTTCCTGGAGCGCATGATTGCGGGCCAGCTGCTGAGGGTCACCAGTGCAGAGGCCTTCAGTCTGGCTCTGCACGAGGTCTTTCTGGAGATGTATCACAACGTCCTGAAGAGG GGTTATATGTGGAAAAAGGGGCACAAGCGTCGGAACTGGACGGAGCGTTGGTTTGTGCTGAAGCCGTTCTCCATGGCGTACTACGTCAGCGAGGACCTGAAAGACAAGAGAGGAGAAATCCAGCTGGATAAAAGCTGTATCATAGAG ACTCTTGCAGACAGGGAGGGGAAAcgctgtctgttctgtgtgaaAACCCACAATAAAACTTTTGAGATGAGTGCGTCCGACCAGAGGAAGAAAGTGGAGTGGACTCAGG CCATTCAGACAGCCCTCCGTCTCCAGGGCGAGGGCAAGTCCTCCCTTCACCACGAGCTCAAGCTGAAGCGACGGGTCCAGCGAGACCACAGCCAGCGGGAGCGCAGCCGGAGCgcccgcagcagctgcagcagccaatCGGACGACTCCAACATccaggagatggagagaatggagaaagagaaagacaaacaggatCTGGAGATTGAAAGCATCATCCAG CATGCACGGGAACTGGAGAGCAAGCGAAGGGAGgcggaggagaaagaaaggaggagacagagggaggtgcagatggagctggagaggcAACTGAAAGAGGCTGAgatg tTGAGAGACAGCATGCAGGCGGAGAtgcaggagaaggaaaaggaggctgagcagcagaagaaaagaattCAGGAGCTGGAGTTGACGCAGGAGAAATTGGAGGCAGCGCTCAACGTGGAGATCCAGGCtcggctggaggaggagagggtccgacaggagctggagag CAACCTTCCTCTTTTCTGTAGGTTgctggaggctgaggaggaaaagaagcgGCAGTGCCAGctcctgcaggagcagcagagggcgCAGCAGGGCGTCAGCCCCATAGAGGAGGCCTCCGACGTtaggacggaggaggagaccCCCTCGGCCCTTTACTCAGCCTCGCAGGAGCTCCAGGATCTGCAGGCGTCTCGCCAGAGGAGCCACCAGCGCCTCGAG GAGGTTCAGGAGAAGCTGAGGAACGCCACTCAACATGTGCGGCACTGGAACGTCCAGCTGAACCGCCTGATGACGCCCATCGCTCCTGGAG agtGTTTGGGGCAACGCCTGTCATCCAAACCAGTGTGTCCCAAAAAGGAAGGAGCGCTGGCGAGTAACGAGTTCATCACTAAACTCAAGAAACGATCAGATCAGATGGATCAGATCGATCACATGACAGAGGACGACCGGACGCTGGATGATTACATGGAGGCCGCCCACCTGTCGGACGGATCGGACGAATCACAGGGAAAACCCAACGGACAAATGTGA
- the def6c gene encoding differentially expressed in FDCP 6 isoform X5, with translation MDLKSELLKSIWYAFTSLDVEKCGKVSKSQLKVLSHNLYTVLNIPHDPVALEEHFQDDDDGPVSNHGYMPYLNKYILDKVKEGMFDKEKFDDLCWMMTMKKNFRGIPQGALLSERDCFKLFCLFNLLSEDRYPLMMIPEEVEYLLKKISTAMSEEWDGKLMEDLISQDATLLEEGMSVWMFLERMIAGQLLRVTSAEAFSLALHEVFLEMYHNVLKRVGIYDRVFFTISSLCLFHPDQCCFQGYMWKKGHKRRNWTERWFVLKPFSMAYYVSEDLKDKRGEIQLDKSCIIETLADREGKRCLFCVKTHNKTFEMSASDQRKKVEWTQAIQTALRLQGEGKSSLHHELKLKRRVQRDHSQRERSRSARSSCSSQSDDSNIQEMERMEKEKDKQDLEIESIIQHARELESKRREAEEKERRRQREVQMELERQLKEAEMLRDSMQAEMQEKEKEAEQQKKRIQELELTQEKLEAALNVEIQARLEEERVRQELESNLPLFCRLLEAEEEKKRQCQLLQEQQRAQQGVSPIEEASDVRTEEETPSALYSASQELQDLQASRQRSHQRLEEVQEKLRNATQHVRHWNVQLNRLMTPIAPGGAVFSLSVVFRSHNNVILKTICNLVRYQGARISTLRYT, from the exons gtgCTTTCACACAACCTGTACACTGTGCTGAACATCCCACACGACCCCGTGGCTCTGGAGGAGCACttccaggatgatgatgatgggccAGTGTCCAATCATGGCTACATGCCCTACCTCAACAAATATATACTGGACAAG GTCAAAGAGGGGATGTTCGACAAGGAGAAGTTTGACGACCTGTGCTGGATGATGACCATGAAGAAGAACTTCAGGGGGATACCACAGGGGGCGCTGCTATCGGAGAGAGACTGTTTCAAGCTCTTCTGTCTGTTCAACCTCTTGTCCGAGGACCGCTACCCGCTGATGATGATACCAGAGGAG GTGGAGTATCTCCTCAAGAAAATCTCCACGGCGATGAGCGAGGAGTGGGACGGGAAGCTCATGGAGGACTTGATATCCCAGGACGCCACGCTGCTGGAGGAGGGCATGTCTGTGTGGATGTTCCTGGAGCGCATGATTGCGGGCCAGCTGCTGAGGGTCACCAGTGCAGAGGCCTTCAGTCTGGCTCTGCACGAGGTCTTTCTGGAGATGTATCACAACGTCCTGAAGAGGGTGGGTATTTATGatcgtgttttttttactataagttctctttgtctttttcatcctgaccaATGTTGTTTTCAGGGTTATATGTGGAAAAAGGGGCACAAGCGTCGGAACTGGACGGAGCGTTGGTTTGTGCTGAAGCCGTTCTCCATGGCGTACTACGTCAGCGAGGACCTGAAAGACAAGAGAGGAGAAATCCAGCTGGATAAAAGCTGTATCATAGAG ACTCTTGCAGACAGGGAGGGGAAAcgctgtctgttctgtgtgaaAACCCACAATAAAACTTTTGAGATGAGTGCGTCCGACCAGAGGAAGAAAGTGGAGTGGACTCAGG CCATTCAGACAGCCCTCCGTCTCCAGGGCGAGGGCAAGTCCTCCCTTCACCACGAGCTCAAGCTGAAGCGACGGGTCCAGCGAGACCACAGCCAGCGGGAGCGCAGCCGGAGCgcccgcagcagctgcagcagccaatCGGACGACTCCAACATccaggagatggagagaatggagaaagagaaagacaaacaggatCTGGAGATTGAAAGCATCATCCAG CATGCACGGGAACTGGAGAGCAAGCGAAGGGAGgcggaggagaaagaaaggaggagacagagggaggtgcagatggagctggagaggcAACTGAAAGAGGCTGAgatg tTGAGAGACAGCATGCAGGCGGAGAtgcaggagaaggaaaaggaggctgagcagcagaagaaaagaattCAGGAGCTGGAGTTGACGCAGGAGAAATTGGAGGCAGCGCTCAACGTGGAGATCCAGGCtcggctggaggaggagagggtccgacaggagctggagag CAACCTTCCTCTTTTCTGTAGGTTgctggaggctgaggaggaaaagaagcgGCAGTGCCAGctcctgcaggagcagcagagggcgCAGCAGGGCGTCAGCCCCATAGAGGAGGCCTCCGACGTtaggacggaggaggagaccCCCTCGGCCCTTTACTCAGCCTCGCAGGAGCTCCAGGATCTGCAGGCGTCTCGCCAGAGGAGCCACCAGCGCCTCGAG GAGGTTCAGGAGAAGCTGAGGAACGCCACTCAACATGTGCGGCACTGGAACGTCCAGCTGAACCGCCTGATGACGCCCATCGCTCCTGGAGGTGCAGTATTCTCTTTGTCTGTTGTGTTCAGGTCACACAacaatgtgatattaaaaaCTATATGCAACCTAGTGAGATATCAAGGAGCAAGAATCTCTACTCTGC GGTATACATGA